A part of Vigna radiata var. radiata cultivar VC1973A unplaced genomic scaffold, Vradiata_ver6 scaffold_357, whole genome shotgun sequence genomic DNA contains:
- the LOC106779212 gene encoding geraniol 8-hydroxylase-like, producing the protein ISKLPYLQAVVKETLRLHPPAPMLVPHKSEVDVELCDFMVPKSSQILVNVWAMGRDSSIWPNPDEFKPERFLQSNLDFKGQDFELIPFGAGRRICPGLPLASRTVPIVLASLLCKYNWKLKDGQKPQDMDISEKYGLTLHKAQPLLVIPIQA; encoded by the coding sequence ATCTCAAAGCTTCCTTATCTACAAGCAGTGGTGAAGGAAACTTTACGCTTGCATCCACCTGCCCCAATGTTAGTGCCACACAAGTCAGAAGTTGATGTTGAACTATGTGACTTCATGGTACCTAAAAGTTCCCAAATTCTGGTTAATGTATGGGCCATGGGTAGAGATTCAAGTATTTGGCCAAACCCAGATGAATTCAAACCTGAAAGATTCTTGCAAAGTAACCTTGATTTTAAAGGCCAAGATTTTGAACTAATACCCTTTGGAGCAGGAAGAAGGATCTGTCCTGGATTGCCATTGGCTTCCAGAACTGTGCCTATTGTATTGGCTTCTCTTTTATGCAAGTATAATTGGAAGCTCAAAGATGGACAAAAGCCACAAGACATGGATATATCTGAGAAATATGGGCTTACCTTGCATAAGGCACAACCTCTCCTAGTCATTCCAATCCAAGCATAA